The following proteins are co-located in the Myxococcus fulvus genome:
- the bla gene encoding subclass B3 metallo-beta-lactamase — MRLRTSTWALLSCLLSAATVAATPPAPPKLPPLPQLQAYTVDAPWLQPILPLRIADHTWQIGTEDLTALLVETQDGVVLLDGGMPQMADHLLENLKRRGFEPKDLRLLLNSHAHADHAGPFSALKRRTGARVVASAESAVLLARGGADDLHFGDDFAFVPVVVDRVVMDGEVVKQGGVEFTAHFMPGHTPGSTAWTWTDTRDGKPVRIAYVDSLSTPGYQLLTHPRYPRLVDDYRRSLATVRALPCDVVLSPHPSFSGWEYAAGDKAGAKALTCKTYADNAERDFNAKLAEQRRKAR; from the coding sequence ATGCGCCTCCGGACATCCACCTGGGCTCTTCTCTCCTGCCTGCTGAGCGCCGCGACCGTCGCCGCCACACCGCCGGCGCCGCCGAAGCTCCCGCCACTCCCCCAGTTGCAGGCCTACACCGTGGATGCGCCCTGGCTGCAGCCCATCCTGCCGCTGCGCATTGCCGACCACACCTGGCAGATTGGCACGGAGGACCTGACCGCCCTGCTGGTGGAGACCCAGGACGGCGTCGTGCTGCTCGATGGGGGCATGCCCCAGATGGCCGACCATCTGCTGGAGAACTTGAAGCGCCGCGGCTTCGAGCCGAAGGACCTGCGCCTGCTGCTCAACAGCCACGCCCATGCCGACCATGCGGGCCCCTTCTCCGCCCTGAAGCGCCGCACCGGCGCGCGGGTGGTGGCCAGCGCGGAGTCGGCGGTCCTGCTGGCTCGCGGGGGCGCCGATGATCTGCACTTCGGTGATGACTTCGCCTTCGTGCCCGTCGTGGTGGACCGCGTGGTGATGGATGGCGAGGTCGTCAAACAGGGCGGCGTCGAATTCACCGCGCACTTCATGCCGGGGCACACCCCGGGCAGCACCGCCTGGACCTGGACGGATACGCGGGACGGCAAGCCCGTGCGCATCGCCTACGTCGACAGCCTCAGCACCCCCGGCTATCAGTTGCTGACCCACCCGCGGTACCCGCGCCTCGTCGACGACTATCGACGCAGCCTCGCCACCGTGCGCGCCCTGCCTTGCGATGTCGTGCTGTCACCGCATCCGAGCTTCAGTGGCTGGGAATATGCCGCCGGAGACAAGGCCGGCGCCAAGGCTCTGACCTGCAAGACCTACGCGGATAACGCCGAGCGCGACTTCAACGCCAAACTGGCTGAGCAGCGTCGCAAGGCCCGTTGA
- a CDS encoding response regulator — METVLVVDDEQGILEALADLLREEGYRVLTASHGREALARMSELRPDLVLTDWMMPVMDGPALIKHIRTEPEWKGVSLLGMSAVDVGALRAEYPGIPFLQKPFDIPALMKQVRKALDGKRAL, encoded by the coding sequence ATGGAGACGGTCCTGGTGGTGGATGACGAGCAGGGCATCCTGGAGGCCCTCGCGGACCTTTTGCGCGAGGAGGGCTACCGGGTGCTGACCGCCTCGCATGGGCGTGAGGCGCTGGCGCGCATGAGCGAGCTGCGCCCGGACCTGGTCCTCACCGACTGGATGATGCCGGTGATGGACGGCCCCGCGCTCATCAAGCACATCCGCACGGAGCCGGAGTGGAAGGGCGTGTCGTTGTTGGGCATGAGCGCGGTGGACGTGGGCGCGCTGCGCGCGGAGTACCCGGGCATCCCCTTCCTCCAGAAGCCCTTCGACATCCCCGCGCTGATGAAGCAGGTCCGCAAGGCCCTGGACGGCAAGCGCGCGCTCTAG
- a CDS encoding short-chain fatty acid transporter, with amino-acid sequence MDTLVRIAEALGRFSARFVPSAFSIAVLLSLLTMGLAMGWVGASPPKVLDAWGGGFWELLTFSMQMALVMFTGYLLALTTPVRALLEKASGLARTPRGAVALMAFVSMALAYINWGLSLVASAMLVRFVARRRPDVDYRLLVACAYFGLGATWHAGLSASAPLLVATPGHFLEKSMGLIPIDRTLFSPFNISLTVGVVAGLTLLAWALHPKPGHVVRVDPAVLEKLGDFVPPERPAEKSVAVWLDHARLLNVIFGVLGLLWLGQYLWLNGGWRALNLNVVNFTFLVLAVLLHGTPARLIKAAEEAGTVLHGIVLQFPLYAGIYGIFKATGLTDRIGQLFVSLSTPQTFPAIVYLYSGVVNYFVPSGGSKWAIEAPYLLDAASRLGVAPEKVVLAYAWGDMATDLIQPFWALPLLAVARLEFKDILGFLLVAFLVYLPLVTLAFWWLG; translated from the coding sequence GTGGACACCCTCGTCCGCATCGCCGAAGCCCTTGGCCGTTTCTCCGCGCGCTTCGTCCCCAGCGCGTTCTCCATCGCCGTGCTCCTGAGCCTTCTGACCATGGGCCTCGCCATGGGGTGGGTGGGCGCAAGTCCCCCCAAGGTGCTCGACGCGTGGGGCGGCGGCTTCTGGGAGCTGCTCACGTTCTCCATGCAGATGGCACTGGTGATGTTCACTGGCTACCTGCTCGCGCTCACCACGCCCGTCCGGGCGCTCCTGGAGAAGGCGTCCGGCCTGGCGCGCACGCCGCGCGGCGCGGTGGCGCTGATGGCCTTCGTGTCCATGGCGCTGGCGTACATCAACTGGGGCCTGTCCCTGGTGGCCAGCGCCATGCTGGTGCGCTTCGTCGCCCGGCGCCGGCCGGACGTGGACTACCGGCTGCTCGTCGCCTGCGCGTACTTCGGCCTGGGCGCGACGTGGCACGCGGGCCTGTCCGCGTCCGCGCCGCTGCTCGTCGCCACGCCGGGCCACTTCCTCGAGAAGAGCATGGGCCTCATCCCCATCGACCGGACGCTCTTCTCGCCCTTCAACATCTCGCTCACCGTGGGCGTCGTCGCCGGCCTCACGCTGCTCGCGTGGGCCCTGCATCCCAAGCCCGGGCACGTGGTGCGCGTGGACCCGGCGGTGCTGGAGAAGCTGGGGGACTTCGTTCCGCCCGAGCGCCCCGCCGAAAAGAGCGTGGCCGTCTGGCTGGACCACGCGCGGCTGCTCAACGTCATCTTCGGGGTGCTGGGGTTGCTCTGGCTGGGCCAGTACCTGTGGCTCAACGGCGGCTGGCGGGCGCTCAACCTCAACGTGGTGAACTTCACCTTCCTGGTGCTCGCGGTGCTGCTGCACGGCACGCCCGCCAGGCTCATCAAGGCGGCGGAGGAGGCCGGCACGGTGCTGCACGGCATCGTGCTCCAGTTCCCCCTGTACGCGGGCATCTACGGCATCTTCAAGGCCACGGGGCTGACGGACCGCATCGGCCAGCTCTTCGTGTCGCTGTCCACGCCGCAGACCTTCCCGGCCATCGTCTATCTCTACAGCGGCGTGGTGAACTACTTCGTCCCCTCGGGGGGCTCCAAGTGGGCCATCGAGGCGCCCTACCTGCTCGACGCGGCCAGTCGGCTGGGGGTGGCGCCGGAGAAGGTGGTGCTCGCGTACGCCTGGGGCGACATGGCCACCGACCTCATCCAGCCCTTCTGGGCGCTGCCGCTCCTGGCCGTGGCCCGGTTGGAGTTCAAGGACATCCTGGGGTTCTTGCTGGTGGCGTTCCTGGTGTACCTGCCCCTGGTGACGCTGGCGTTCTGGTGGCTCGGATGA
- a CDS encoding DUF4397 domain-containing protein, whose amino-acid sequence MTQSRLLRVWLLMLAGLLLVGPIGCGDDSEDPRPDSGVPDSGVQDAGRDSGPGPVDSGPDGGPVVPDAGTPDAGPVVPDAGTPDAGMPDAGPDTRPRARVRFVNAFLGSKGNPTDVTDQPWAPFSVDLHVGSTKLFTSVEAGSEAVTAFQEVILTGDTQEVEFVARDTEGGESAPVLAQVGFTLEAGKWVTVVGAGSLLQVGQERPDRPRLVVLRDDALVVEAEPDLVRVRFMSADRVTSATATRRFADTSGNPYGNNTVNAYSPDEHEEGVPVPVDTSRVAIIGTSPAFTPSQSGWLYYSVPQRTFEAGQAYYAINTGEDRRTLPDDGASALLIITAKQDRVVRLRRGPLVYFFNGLLSATPGGTASSLQVVYQSLNVATGITYGTSPKVADLPVSETGVPVRVTVSGQPGQAVLESANSGPLEAGGRYLGVLCGRQGASPTLTVVRERFAAEVPPSAFLRFIHCSASAPTPIDFGSYSMLEDGFSRGDFSPLLTGASFLTATEPAAGVAFSPPVSNTSPAYTWLGVRTTGESSLERFIRGRVLATPSFLILIGEWEGSLTYRTLNIRQNNWGASGPNDANFSPLPEP is encoded by the coding sequence GTGACCCAGAGCAGACTCCTGCGTGTGTGGCTGTTGATGCTGGCGGGCCTGTTGTTGGTGGGGCCCATTGGGTGTGGTGATGATTCCGAGGACCCGAGGCCCGACTCGGGCGTGCCGGATTCGGGCGTGCAGGATGCGGGACGGGATTCGGGTCCGGGGCCCGTCGACAGTGGACCGGATGGTGGTCCTGTCGTCCCAGATGCGGGGACTCCGGATGCGGGGCCTGTCGTCCCGGATGCAGGGACTCCGGATGCGGGGATGCCTGATGCGGGGCCGGACACGCGGCCTCGTGCGCGGGTGCGCTTCGTGAATGCCTTCCTCGGCTCGAAGGGCAATCCGACGGACGTGACGGACCAGCCCTGGGCGCCCTTCTCGGTGGACCTGCACGTGGGGAGCACGAAGCTGTTCACCTCGGTGGAGGCGGGGAGTGAGGCGGTGACCGCGTTCCAGGAGGTGATTCTCACGGGCGACACGCAGGAGGTGGAGTTCGTGGCGCGTGACACGGAAGGGGGCGAGTCGGCGCCGGTGCTCGCGCAGGTGGGCTTCACGTTGGAGGCGGGGAAGTGGGTGACGGTGGTGGGCGCGGGCTCGTTGCTCCAGGTGGGGCAGGAGCGTCCGGACCGTCCTCGCCTGGTGGTGCTGCGGGATGACGCGTTGGTGGTCGAGGCAGAGCCGGACCTGGTGCGGGTGCGCTTCATGTCGGCGGACCGGGTCACCTCCGCGACGGCGACGCGGCGCTTCGCGGACACGTCGGGCAATCCGTACGGGAACAACACCGTCAATGCCTACTCGCCGGACGAGCATGAGGAGGGGGTGCCCGTTCCCGTCGACACCTCGCGGGTGGCCATCATCGGCACCAGCCCGGCCTTCACGCCCTCGCAGAGCGGCTGGCTGTATTACTCCGTGCCGCAGCGGACGTTCGAGGCGGGGCAGGCGTACTACGCCATCAACACCGGTGAGGACCGGCGCACGCTGCCGGATGATGGGGCCTCCGCGCTGCTCATCATCACCGCGAAGCAGGACAGGGTCGTACGGTTGCGGCGCGGGCCGCTGGTCTACTTCTTCAACGGATTGCTCTCCGCCACGCCCGGAGGCACGGCGTCCTCGCTCCAGGTCGTCTATCAGTCGCTCAACGTCGCCACGGGCATCACCTACGGCACGTCGCCGAAGGTGGCGGACCTGCCGGTGTCGGAGACGGGAGTCCCCGTTCGCGTCACGGTGAGCGGACAGCCTGGGCAGGCCGTGCTCGAGTCCGCGAACAGCGGGCCGCTGGAGGCCGGTGGGCGCTACCTGGGCGTGCTGTGTGGACGACAGGGGGCTTCGCCGACGCTCACCGTGGTGAGGGAGCGGTTCGCGGCGGAGGTGCCTCCGTCCGCGTTCCTGCGCTTCATCCACTGCTCGGCCAGTGCGCCGACGCCGATCGACTTCGGGTCCTATTCGATGCTGGAGGATGGCTTCAGTCGGGGAGACTTCTCGCCGCTCCTCACGGGGGCGTCGTTCCTGACGGCCACCGAGCCCGCGGCAGGTGTGGCCTTCTCTCCGCCCGTGTCCAACACGTCCCCGGCGTACACGTGGCTGGGCGTGCGCACGACGGGCGAGTCCTCGCTGGAGCGCTTCATCCGGGGCAGGGTGCTCGCCACGCCCTCCTTCCTCATCCTCATCGGTGAATGGGAGGGCTCCCTCACGTACCGGACCCTCAACATCCGGCAGAACAACTGGGGCGCCTCGGGCCCCAATGACGCCAACTTCAGTCCGCTTCCGGAGCCGTGA
- a CDS encoding ATPase domain-containing protein — translation MSPSEQAPRQDARVSTGVPGLDAVLGGGLITSGVYIVVGEPGAGKTLFANQLCYHQGRTGVRCLYVTLLAESHARMLANMRDMAFFDPALLPDGVYYVSGFRTLEEQGLPGLLELLRREVRNHNANILVLDGLVQAQEAAGSSRDFKKFIHELQVSAGLSRFTALMLTSSNGPTVHPEYTMVDGILELRERTLGVRSWRELQVRKFRGGATMAGVHTFRISNAGLEVFPRLEARMRRAQPPEPSAKRVHFGIPSMDALFPGGLAAGSTSLILGPPGSGKTLMGSSLLVEGLRQGESCLYMGFYESPERLLHKVAAAGMDMSGAVKEGRMHLLWQPPAECILDVLADQLLSAVRKHGVSRVFVDGLPAMSQAAPDPSRMPSFFAALTQELRSSCATTIFSLETPRLFGPVLDVPLEPGPSAVAENLFFLRHVELEGCLRRLLTIFKLRDTDYDPSIREFVISRQGIEVQPPFDVALDTLLTGLARHRSGGHP, via the coding sequence ATGTCTCCTTCCGAGCAAGCGCCGCGGCAGGACGCGCGAGTGTCCACCGGCGTGCCCGGCCTGGACGCCGTGCTGGGCGGTGGCCTCATCACCTCGGGTGTCTACATCGTCGTGGGCGAGCCCGGGGCGGGCAAGACACTCTTCGCCAACCAGCTCTGCTACCACCAGGGCCGCACCGGGGTGCGCTGCCTCTACGTGACGCTCCTGGCCGAGTCGCACGCGCGCATGCTCGCCAACATGCGCGACATGGCCTTCTTCGACCCCGCGCTGCTGCCGGATGGCGTGTACTACGTCAGCGGCTTCCGCACGCTGGAGGAGCAGGGGCTGCCGGGGCTGCTGGAGCTGCTACGCCGCGAGGTGCGCAACCACAACGCCAACATCCTGGTGCTGGACGGCCTGGTGCAGGCGCAGGAGGCGGCGGGCAGCAGCCGCGACTTCAAGAAGTTCATCCACGAGCTGCAGGTGTCCGCGGGCCTGTCCCGCTTCACCGCGCTGATGCTCACCAGCTCCAACGGCCCCACCGTCCACCCCGAGTACACCATGGTGGATGGCATCCTGGAGCTGCGCGAGCGGACCCTGGGCGTGCGCTCCTGGCGCGAGCTGCAGGTCCGCAAGTTCCGCGGCGGCGCGACGATGGCGGGGGTGCACACCTTCCGCATCTCCAACGCGGGGCTGGAGGTCTTCCCCCGGCTGGAGGCCCGGATGCGGCGCGCCCAGCCGCCCGAGCCGAGCGCGAAGCGGGTCCACTTCGGCATCCCGTCCATGGACGCCCTCTTCCCCGGCGGGCTGGCGGCGGGCTCCACGTCGTTGATTCTGGGGCCTCCGGGCAGCGGCAAGACGCTGATGGGCAGCAGCCTGCTCGTCGAGGGACTGAGGCAGGGCGAGAGCTGCCTGTACATGGGCTTCTACGAGTCGCCCGAGCGGCTGCTTCACAAGGTGGCGGCCGCCGGCATGGACATGTCCGGCGCGGTGAAGGAGGGCCGGATGCACCTGCTCTGGCAGCCTCCCGCCGAGTGCATCCTGGACGTGCTCGCGGACCAGCTGTTGAGCGCGGTGCGCAAGCACGGCGTGTCGCGGGTGTTCGTGGACGGGCTGCCCGCCATGAGCCAGGCGGCGCCGGACCCCTCGCGCATGCCGTCGTTCTTCGCGGCGCTCACGCAGGAGCTGCGCTCCTCTTGCGCGACCACCATCTTCAGTCTGGAGACACCGCGCCTGTTCGGGCCGGTGCTCGACGTCCCCCTGGAGCCGGGGCCCTCCGCCGTGGCGGAGAACCTCTTCTTCCTGCGTCACGTGGAGCTGGAGGGGTGTCTGCGCCGGCTCCTGACCATCTTCAAGCTGCGGGACACCGACTACGACCCCTCCATCCGGGAGTTCGTCATCTCCCGACAAGGAATCGAGGTTCAGCCTCCCTTCGACGTCGCCCTGGACACCCTGTTGACGGGACTTGCCCGCCACCGGAGCGGTGGCCATCCCTGA